The following are encoded together in the Mycolicibacterium arabiense genome:
- a CDS encoding TetR/AcrR family transcriptional regulator, with product MVALPSNEGGPRSRTRRAILEAAMVVLADNGTASLADIASAAEVGRSTLHRYFPERSELLKALALHVHGLSNAAIARAEPDCGPPLEALRRVVESQLDLGPIVPFVYAEPSLQADKELAAILDTGDEAIVEVLDRVATDGTAGPPCWPRLVFWALLNAGYEAVAKGTPRVQVVDAIMASLVHGTINSD from the coding sequence ATGGTTGCACTCCCGTCGAACGAAGGTGGTCCGCGCTCGCGGACGCGCCGGGCGATCCTCGAGGCCGCCATGGTCGTGCTCGCCGACAATGGCACCGCGTCGTTGGCCGACATCGCGTCGGCCGCCGAGGTGGGTCGCAGCACACTGCACCGCTACTTCCCGGAACGCTCGGAGCTGCTCAAGGCGCTCGCGCTGCACGTCCACGGCCTGAGCAACGCCGCGATCGCCCGTGCGGAACCCGACTGCGGGCCGCCGCTCGAGGCGCTGCGACGCGTGGTGGAGAGCCAGCTCGACCTGGGCCCGATCGTGCCGTTCGTCTACGCCGAGCCGAGCCTGCAGGCCGACAAGGAGCTGGCTGCGATCCTCGACACCGGCGACGAGGCGATAGTCGAAGTGCTCGACCGGGTGGCGACCGACGGCACCGCCGGGCCGCCCTGCTGGCCCCGCCTCGTCTTCTGGGCGCTGCTCAACGCCGGCTACGAGGCCGTCGCCAAGGGCACCCCGCGGGTGCAGGTGGTCGACGCCATCATGGCGAGCCTCGTCCACGGCACCATCAACTCCGACTGA
- a CDS encoding RDD family protein, whose protein sequence is MAQLPVRALSAFIDVTVVFVAYVIGIVLWAFTLADLDPAFSAAVLIIFTVLAMVGYPVIFETATRGRSLGKIAMGLRVVSDDGGPERFRQALFRALAGFVEIWMLAGGPAVICSMASAKGKRLGDVFAGTMVISERAPRMSPPPPMPPQLAWWAASLQLSGLSSDRAERARQFLSRAPQLDPRFRDEMAYRIATEVVAQVSPPPPPGAPPQLVLAAVLAERHRRELARMQSAAQQSPPVGPPPPGYGPPPQHWSPPPAAPQPQPQPQAPGGFAPPE, encoded by the coding sequence GTGGCGCAGCTGCCGGTGCGTGCGCTGTCGGCGTTCATCGACGTCACCGTGGTGTTCGTCGCGTACGTGATCGGCATCGTCCTGTGGGCGTTCACGCTGGCCGACCTCGACCCGGCGTTCTCGGCGGCGGTGCTCATCATCTTCACCGTGCTGGCGATGGTCGGGTATCCGGTGATCTTCGAGACGGCGACCCGCGGTCGCTCGCTGGGCAAGATCGCCATGGGTCTGCGCGTGGTCTCCGACGACGGCGGTCCCGAGCGGTTCCGGCAGGCGCTGTTCCGCGCGCTGGCCGGTTTCGTCGAGATCTGGATGCTGGCCGGCGGCCCCGCGGTGATCTGCAGCATGGCCTCGGCGAAGGGCAAGCGCCTCGGCGACGTGTTCGCGGGCACGATGGTGATCAGCGAACGCGCGCCCCGGATGAGTCCTCCCCCGCCGATGCCGCCGCAGCTGGCGTGGTGGGCGGCGTCGCTGCAGCTCTCCGGCCTTTCGTCGGACCGCGCCGAGCGGGCACGCCAGTTCCTCTCCCGCGCACCGCAATTGGACCCCCGGTTCCGGGACGAGATGGCGTACCGGATCGCCACCGAGGTCGTCGCCCAGGTGTCGCCGCCGCCCCCGCCAGGTGCCCCACCGCAGCTGGTACTGGCCGCGGTACTGGCCGAACGTCACCGTCGCGAGCTGGCGCGGATGCAGTCGGCCGCGCAGCAGTCCCCGCCCGTCGGCCCTCCGCCGCCCGGGTACGGGCCGCCGCCGCAGCATTGGAGTCCGCCGCCGGCCGCACCTCAGCCGCAGCCGCAGCCCCAGGCGCCCGGCGGTTTCGCCCCGCCGGAGTGA